The following are encoded together in the Synergistaceae bacterium genome:
- a CDS encoding mechanosensitive ion channel, which translates to MKKFLLAFILILAIAWPSFGADSQERTSDYVTDIQKEISSDIGKLRESINKELESIKLGSADISARIAELAALTEKSSDDMSAWGYNEEQRELHTRILSELSVGYAAYSALVQSSSTTTDEKPEDADSLGTIESPDINKSDSLRQEIAKFSREFDVQVFYLQSKLNKLRLDIREAANLQKQLKEAQEGGEGLELPRTHVLQLEAARVNVALTSLQVRAQKKAFDLNVAEIKRLRGRLESMQDKLIFPQELLDSNLEKLQTRITELTTELNEANKALDSAHSSLVRARVALGSSDMMPLTNESAIYLARSARVNYWEHMVTLLDDEIFMNREIQQVWRDRFKLFHDQASGEEIWKLRDSAQERIQELNRQLEGIRTMENTLLRQIENTQAQANTEGLDGMIQQRVLQAVENQRKIIYAIYNRYESLIPTVIFYQQRLQSEANENISAVRIAEKVSSFSQETIMNFLNTELWEGEGYSVTVGKLVIAILVFLSSFFLSSWGSHWIKRRMLKRVRASVTAANAVQRIVFYILWIAFALIALNILKIPLTAFAFMGGAIAVGLGFGMQNIFNNLISGFIVIFSRPFKVNDMIEVAGTSGLVEDIGSRSTTIRTYDGLDVILPNRYFLENSVTNWTRTDLKKREILKVGVAYDSDSRQVEKLLNDIVKEHSKVLNDPAPFVIFKNFGDDALEFEVYYWFELKSSSGLKISSDLRHHIAAVFQREGINIPYPQRDIHIINDDNKPKLDKDDEAKNV; encoded by the coding sequence GTGAAAAAATTTTTACTCGCATTCATTCTCATTCTTGCAATTGCTTGGCCTTCTTTCGGGGCTGACTCGCAGGAACGCACTTCAGATTATGTTACAGACATTCAGAAAGAAATCAGCTCAGACATCGGAAAATTGCGCGAGTCCATCAATAAAGAATTAGAATCTATCAAATTAGGCAGTGCAGACATTTCCGCAAGAATCGCAGAATTAGCAGCCCTCACAGAAAAATCATCTGATGACATGTCAGCATGGGGTTATAACGAAGAGCAAAGAGAGCTTCATACACGAATTTTATCAGAATTGAGCGTGGGTTATGCTGCATACAGCGCATTAGTTCAGAGTTCAAGCACAACAACGGACGAAAAGCCTGAAGACGCGGACTCACTCGGCACAATAGAATCTCCAGATATCAACAAGAGCGACTCATTACGGCAGGAAATCGCAAAATTTTCGCGCGAATTTGATGTCCAAGTATTTTATTTGCAGTCGAAATTGAATAAATTAAGGCTGGATATAAGAGAAGCAGCAAATTTACAGAAACAATTAAAAGAGGCTCAAGAGGGCGGAGAAGGTCTCGAACTTCCTAGAACTCACGTTTTACAGCTTGAGGCAGCACGAGTCAATGTTGCGTTGACAAGTCTTCAGGTCAGGGCGCAGAAAAAAGCATTTGATCTCAACGTTGCAGAAATTAAGCGCTTGCGAGGCAGACTCGAATCAATGCAGGACAAATTAATTTTCCCGCAAGAATTACTTGACTCGAATCTCGAAAAATTACAGACCCGCATAACTGAACTGACAACGGAATTAAACGAGGCTAACAAGGCACTAGATTCCGCACATTCTTCACTAGTTCGGGCGCGTGTGGCGTTGGGTTCATCTGATATGATGCCGCTTACAAATGAGTCTGCAATTTATTTAGCTCGTTCTGCAAGGGTCAATTACTGGGAGCATATGGTAACATTGCTTGATGACGAAATTTTTATGAATCGCGAAATACAACAGGTTTGGCGCGACAGATTCAAATTATTTCATGACCAAGCAAGCGGCGAAGAAATTTGGAAGTTGAGAGACTCAGCTCAGGAACGAATCCAAGAATTAAATAGACAGCTCGAAGGGATTCGCACGATGGAAAATACTTTATTGCGCCAGATCGAGAACACTCAAGCCCAAGCCAACACAGAAGGACTTGACGGCATGATCCAGCAAAGAGTCCTACAGGCCGTTGAGAACCAGCGCAAAATTATATATGCAATTTATAATCGCTATGAGTCATTAATTCCGACAGTAATTTTTTATCAGCAGAGGCTGCAAAGCGAGGCCAACGAGAATATTAGCGCAGTCAGAATCGCCGAAAAAGTAAGCTCATTCAGTCAAGAAACTATTATGAATTTCTTGAACACTGAACTATGGGAGGGCGAGGGCTATTCCGTTACTGTCGGGAAATTAGTTATTGCTATTCTCGTATTTCTCTCTAGCTTCTTTCTTAGTTCGTGGGGCAGCCACTGGATAAAGCGCAGAATGTTGAAACGTGTTCGTGCGAGCGTTACTGCTGCTAATGCCGTGCAAAGAATCGTGTTTTACATTTTATGGATAGCCTTTGCATTAATCGCTTTAAATATCTTGAAGATTCCCCTTACTGCGTTTGCTTTCATGGGCGGTGCTATTGCGGTCGGCTTAGGCTTTGGAATGCAGAATATATTTAATAATTTAATCAGCGGCTTTATCGTAATTTTCTCGCGTCCCTTCAAAGTTAATGACATGATCGAAGTAGCCGGCACATCAGGACTTGTTGAGGACATTGGCTCGCGTTCTACTACAATCAGGACTTATGACGGACTTGATGTAATACTGCCGAACAGATATTTTCTTGAGAACAGCGTTACTAACTGGACTCGCACGGATCTCAAGAAGCGTGAAATTTTGAAAGTCGGAGTCGCATATGACTCAGACAGCCGCCAAGTCGAGAAATTATTAAATGATATTGTGAAGGAACATTCAAAAGTGTTAAACGATCCTGCACCGTTCGTAATATTTAAAAATTTCGGCGATGATGCATTAGAGTTCGAGGTTTATTACTGGTTCGAGCTTAAGTCTTCATCAGGTCTGAAAATTTCAAGCGATTTGCGCCATCACATTGCGGCAGTCTTTCAGCGCGAAGGAATTAATATCCCCTACCCGCAGAGAGATATACATATTATTAATGACGATAACAAGCCTAAACTTGACAAAGACGATGAGGCAAAAAATGTCTGA
- a CDS encoding DNA-binding transcriptional regulator: MSENWKDSQTDKLCSAFLKLKDVNEVYNFLEDIATINEIKSMAQRLEVARLLKASKNYSEIVSETGASTATISRVKKCLEYGTGGYKSVLTE, from the coding sequence ATGTCTGAAAACTGGAAGGACTCGCAGACTGATAAATTATGCTCGGCATTCCTGAAATTAAAGGATGTCAACGAAGTATATAATTTTCTTGAGGATATTGCGACAATCAACGAAATAAAATCAATGGCACAACGTTTAGAGGTTGCAAGACTCCTCAAAGCCTCAAAAAATTACTCCGAAATAGTGAGCGAAACAGGAGCAAGCACAGCAACTATAAGCCGCGTCAAAAAATGTCTCGAATACGGGACAGGAGGCTATAAATCAGTATTGACTGAATGA
- a CDS encoding TAXI family TRAP transporter solute-binding subunit, which produces MKKIFSLALVLVMILSCAAIAADKGGLPGGTKLIFGTGGAQGTYYGLGGVLAGKVGEKTSTTVTAITSGGSKANIESMEDGDVQIAFVQSDVAAYAYRGTRLFDERVTNFSTVANLYMEQVQIVTLDSSIKTVADLKGKNVSVGAAGSGVYFNAVDVLKAYGLDIDKDINPTYQSFGDSVEALQDGKIDAAFIVAGAPTTAVTSLAATKKIYLVGLDDEHILSLMTESPYYSKNVIKKDVYGTDDDVVTVAVGAVIIARDDVSENDVYNFLYGIFDNLDEIKAAHAKGAELNLNFAVSYSAVPYHKGAVKYFGEKDLNVAGK; this is translated from the coding sequence ATGAAGAAAATTTTTTCTCTTGCGCTAGTTCTTGTAATGATTCTTTCCTGCGCTGCAATTGCTGCCGATAAAGGCGGACTCCCCGGCGGGACAAAATTAATTTTCGGTACAGGCGGCGCACAAGGCACATATTACGGACTCGGCGGAGTTCTTGCGGGAAAAGTCGGCGAGAAAACTTCAACAACTGTAACTGCTATTACTTCCGGCGGATCGAAGGCAAATATCGAATCAATGGAAGATGGCGACGTTCAAATCGCTTTTGTTCAGTCAGATGTTGCTGCATATGCTTACAGGGGCACGAGATTATTTGATGAGAGAGTTACAAATTTCTCGACTGTCGCAAATTTATACATGGAACAGGTACAAATTGTAACGTTAGATTCTTCTATTAAGACAGTTGCAGATCTCAAGGGCAAAAATGTATCAGTCGGCGCAGCTGGTTCGGGCGTTTACTTCAATGCTGTTGACGTTCTGAAGGCTTACGGACTCGACATCGACAAGGACATTAACCCGACATATCAATCATTCGGCGACAGTGTAGAAGCTCTGCAGGACGGAAAAATTGACGCAGCTTTTATCGTTGCAGGCGCACCAACTACCGCAGTTACTTCACTTGCAGCGACGAAAAAAATTTATCTCGTAGGACTCGACGACGAGCACATTTTATCGCTCATGACCGAATCGCCCTATTACAGCAAAAATGTTATCAAGAAAGATGTTTATGGAACTGATGACGACGTTGTAACAGTTGCAGTCGGTGCCGTAATAATTGCCCGTGATGATGTCTCAGAAAATGACGTGTATAATTTCCTTTACGGCATATTTGACAATTTAGACGAGATTAAAGCAGCTCACGCAAAGGGTGCAGAATTGAATCTAAATTTTGCGGTGTCATATAGTGCAGTGCCATATCACAAAGGAGCAGTAAAATATTTCGGCGAGAAAGATCTTAACGTCGCAGGCAAATAA